From a single Pyxidicoccus xibeiensis genomic region:
- a CDS encoding CocE/NonD family hydrolase: MAQRFPSSFLRLSSLLVAVLLPLVGVALPVRDTATRAVLAAVPTTGFKFVDIPVGDGTVLKANYIAPTTPGPHPAIVFVSSWGLNDLEYLAQASALAQRGYVALSYTPRGFWASGGGIDTAGPADIADTSRVIDWMLAHTPADGSRIGLAGVSYGAGISLIASGFDSRVKAVAALSGWTDLVASLYGGETRRPQAVALLDLAARLLGRPSPELRTTVDNYFANRDIEGIKAWGRVRSAATYIGRINANAPAILMANAYGDSLFPPNQLASFFSQLTGPRRLEFAPGDHAVVEATGLLGLPNHVWTSVTRWMDQYVAGVDTGIDSEPPVVLRTYDGAVEGYTSWADVSSGTQRYGLGAIRLLDGTGTLGGAPATSGARTVWAGYDTQADAGVALLTNGLQALTGIPPTVWLPGVNRLNAGVWTSAITTRAISIRGVATLRLRITPSTASGTVVAYLYDLSGDSGGLITHVPFSWYGATPGVPLDLDVVFPATAHDVPAWHRLALVVDTEDPLYFDANTTGAPLSLGGPSWLDLPLR; encoded by the coding sequence ATGGCTCAGCGCTTCCCCTCGTCATTCCTCCGTCTGTCATCTCTTCTCGTCGCGGTGCTCCTCCCTCTCGTTGGAGTGGCCCTGCCCGTCCGGGATACGGCGACGCGTGCCGTCCTGGCCGCGGTGCCGACCACCGGCTTCAAGTTCGTCGACATCCCCGTTGGCGACGGCACCGTACTCAAGGCCAACTACATCGCGCCGACGACGCCGGGCCCGCACCCGGCCATCGTCTTCGTCTCGAGCTGGGGCCTCAACGACCTGGAGTACCTGGCCCAGGCCAGCGCGCTGGCGCAGCGGGGTTACGTCGCGCTCTCCTATACGCCGCGAGGCTTCTGGGCTTCCGGTGGCGGCATCGACACGGCGGGGCCCGCGGACATCGCGGACACCTCGCGCGTCATCGACTGGATGCTGGCCCATACCCCGGCGGATGGCTCGCGCATCGGGCTCGCGGGTGTTTCATACGGGGCCGGCATCTCCCTCATCGCCTCGGGGTTCGACTCGCGCGTGAAGGCGGTCGCCGCGCTCTCCGGCTGGACGGACCTGGTGGCCTCGCTGTACGGCGGGGAGACCCGGCGGCCGCAGGCGGTGGCCCTGCTGGACCTGGCGGCGCGGCTGCTGGGCAGGCCGAGCCCCGAGCTGAGGACGACCGTCGACAACTACTTCGCCAACCGCGACATCGAGGGCATCAAGGCCTGGGGACGGGTGCGCTCGGCGGCCACCTACATCGGCCGCATCAACGCGAACGCGCCCGCCATCCTGATGGCCAATGCCTACGGCGACAGCCTCTTCCCGCCCAACCAGCTCGCGTCCTTCTTCAGCCAGCTCACGGGGCCCCGGCGCCTGGAGTTCGCGCCGGGTGACCATGCCGTCGTGGAGGCCACGGGCCTGCTGGGCCTGCCGAACCACGTGTGGACCAGCGTGACGCGCTGGATGGACCAGTACGTCGCGGGCGTGGACACCGGCATCGACAGTGAGCCGCCCGTGGTGCTGCGCACCTACGACGGCGCGGTGGAGGGCTACACGTCCTGGGCCGACGTCTCCTCGGGGACGCAGCGCTACGGGCTCGGCGCCATCCGCCTGCTCGACGGTACGGGCACGCTGGGGGGCGCGCCGGCCACCAGCGGCGCGAGGACCGTCTGGGCGGGCTACGACACCCAGGCCGACGCGGGCGTGGCGTTGCTGACCAATGGGCTCCAGGCGCTGACCGGCATTCCTCCCACCGTCTGGCTGCCGGGCGTCAACCGGCTCAACGCGGGGGTGTGGACGTCGGCCATCACGACGCGCGCCATCTCCATCCGGGGTGTCGCCACCCTGCGCCTGCGCATCACCCCGTCCACGGCCTCCGGCACCGTCGTCGCCTACCTGTACGACCTCAGTGGCGACTCCGGCGGCCTCATCACCCACGTGCCCTTCTCGTGGTACGGCGCCACGCCCGGCGTCCCGCTGGACCTGGACGTGGTGTTCCCCGCCACGGCCCATGACGTCCCGGCGTGGCACCGGCTCGCGCTCGTCGTCGACACGGAGGACCCGCTCTACTTCGACGCCAATACCACCGGTGCGCCGCTGTCGCTTGGCGGCCCGTCCTGGCTGGACCTGCCGCTGCGCTGA
- a CDS encoding helix-turn-helix domain-containing protein, translating into MKPTARKQAAPIELKLKAEDRLQLRALLSHGLISARIFKRARVLQLLDEGLHSAQVCLALGTTRDLVRRIGLRYLEEGLAQALFERERPGSARLLDARHETQLVSLVCSPPPEGHARWTVRLVAQEAKARGLVKTVGRETVRLLLKHHDIKPWREKKILHSAPHP; encoded by the coding sequence ATGAAGCCCACGGCAAGGAAGCAGGCAGCGCCCATCGAATTGAAGTTGAAGGCGGAGGACCGCCTGCAGCTCAGGGCGCTGCTGTCGCACGGACTCATCTCGGCGCGCATCTTCAAACGGGCGCGGGTGTTGCAGTTGCTGGACGAGGGGCTGCACTCGGCCCAGGTGTGCTTGGCGCTGGGCACCACGCGGGACCTGGTGCGGCGCATCGGCCTGCGCTACCTGGAGGAGGGGCTGGCGCAGGCCCTCTTCGAGCGCGAGCGGCCGGGCAGCGCGAGGCTCTTGGATGCTCGGCACGAGACGCAGTTGGTGTCGCTCGTCTGCTCGCCACCGCCCGAGGGCCACGCGAGGTGGACGGTGCGCCTGGTGGCCCAGGAAGCCAAAGCGCGCGGCCTGGTGAAGACGGTCGGGCGCGAGACGGTGCGCCTGCTTCTCAAGCACCACGACATCAAGCCGTGGCGGGAAAAAAAGATTCTGCATTCCGCGCCTCACCCCTGA
- a CDS encoding IS630 family transposase, which produces MEDVLDVYARPYSAREPVVCFDEKPVPLHEDARAPKPPRPGHVAQRDYEYVRKGSANLFYSVEPLAGRHRVEATQDRTAARTARALKHVADAYPEARTVHLVWDNLNTHCEKTLTDTFGQQKGHALWGRFTVHYTPKHGSWLDQAEVGLSILSRQCLGTRRIATLPMLQRETAAWRRGVNRQHLRFSWRFTSRKARATFHYSRRDMLRSKD; this is translated from the coding sequence ATGGAGGACGTGCTGGACGTGTATGCGAGGCCCTACTCGGCCCGCGAGCCCGTCGTCTGCTTCGACGAGAAGCCGGTGCCCCTGCATGAGGACGCGCGGGCCCCGAAGCCCCCGCGCCCTGGCCATGTGGCCCAGAGGGACTACGAGTACGTGCGCAAGGGCAGCGCCAACCTCTTCTACAGCGTGGAGCCGCTGGCCGGACGCCACCGCGTGGAGGCCACGCAAGACCGCACCGCGGCGCGCACCGCCCGCGCCCTCAAGCACGTCGCGGACGCCTACCCCGAGGCGCGCACCGTCCACCTGGTGTGGGACAACCTCAATACCCACTGCGAGAAGACGCTGACGGACACCTTCGGCCAGCAGAAAGGCCACGCCCTCTGGGGCCGCTTCACCGTGCACTACACCCCCAAACACGGCAGCTGGCTGGACCAGGCCGAAGTCGGTCTGAGCATTCTCTCCCGCCAGTGCCTGGGCACGCGCCGCATCGCGACGCTCCCCATGCTTCAACGCGAGACGGCTGCCTGGCGGCGCGGCGTCAACCGCCAGCACCTGCGCTTCAGCTGGCGGTTCACCTCGCGCAAGGCACGCGCGACGTTCCACTACTCACGCCGCGACATGCTGCGGTCGAAGGACTAG
- a CDS encoding M55 family metallopeptidase, with product MSTGRVLLVVDLEGVVGVDSVSALVAGTPQYAQSRAALTREINATVEGLLGAGFSHVRVSDSHMSGSEATNVLAESLHPAAELRFEEDWYSAALFEGVQAVACLGMHAPGGLNGFAAHTVDPLGSWLCAGRLLSESDIVLALAAEAGVPALFISGDDTLQAHLGDRVPFVRTKVSLSPTHAASRPSEDVLADLVRAASLAPTPLRPLPEAPLRLVFKSARRAALAAETGARRVERHQVEVAGASFRERYQQALRAASAASSVLESSLRGPVGSPEFVEDVSALLSLSGPHAASPPSRAEPAERALRAFLRLSEGSDDESRALRALILHMLEGHAPRAFTRWGLGPILEQAVEALAAVPRDLGPQVAPGLGMARVDAWYVRHVRGLESSAPPAGELRRYLELLEAEGYSIYAWLLGELALACGVDVRLPFFERPRRGDAYPADLYWLTHLFLVDTHYLHRPLRDARAHEWLEELLLAAPRLIAEGQADLAAEVALCLQCAGEAGGGVHEALLELIVQRQQPGGEVKDVVPEEEGAWEVAHTTAAAMLALAGAEWTAIDNGETTPPYSPAAPLPQRSE from the coding sequence ATGAGCACGGGGCGTGTCCTGCTGGTGGTGGACCTCGAGGGCGTGGTGGGGGTGGACTCGGTCTCCGCCCTGGTGGCCGGCACCCCTCAATACGCGCAGTCCCGCGCGGCGCTCACCCGGGAGATCAACGCCACCGTCGAGGGCCTGCTGGGCGCTGGCTTCTCGCACGTGCGCGTGAGTGACAGCCATATGTCGGGCTCCGAGGCCACCAACGTGCTCGCCGAGTCACTCCATCCCGCGGCCGAGCTTCGCTTCGAGGAGGACTGGTACTCAGCCGCCCTCTTCGAGGGAGTCCAGGCCGTGGCATGCCTGGGCATGCACGCCCCCGGGGGCCTGAACGGCTTTGCTGCCCATACCGTGGACCCGCTCGGCTCCTGGCTGTGCGCCGGCCGCCTGCTCTCCGAATCGGACATCGTGCTCGCCCTGGCCGCCGAGGCCGGGGTGCCCGCGCTCTTCATCTCCGGGGACGACACGCTCCAGGCCCACCTGGGAGACCGGGTGCCCTTCGTCCGCACCAAGGTGTCGCTCTCGCCGACCCATGCGGCCTCCCGGCCCTCCGAGGACGTGCTCGCCGACCTGGTCCGTGCCGCGAGCCTGGCCCCCACCCCGCTGCGGCCCCTGCCCGAGGCCCCCCTGCGTCTCGTCTTCAAGAGCGCCCGGCGGGCCGCGCTCGCCGCTGAGACGGGTGCCCGCCGCGTGGAGCGCCATCAAGTCGAGGTCGCGGGCGCCTCCTTCCGCGAGCGCTACCAGCAAGCCCTGCGCGCCGCGTCGGCCGCCAGCTCCGTGCTCGAGAGCTCCCTGAGAGGCCCGGTCGGCAGTCCCGAGTTCGTCGAGGACGTCTCCGCCCTCCTGTCCCTGTCCGGCCCCCACGCCGCGTCGCCGCCCTCGCGAGCCGAGCCGGCGGAGCGCGCCCTGCGGGCCTTCCTCCGACTCTCCGAAGGGAGCGATGACGAGTCGCGAGCCCTGCGAGCCCTCATCCTGCACATGCTCGAGGGCCATGCGCCGCGGGCCTTCACCCGCTGGGGGCTCGGCCCCATCCTGGAGCAGGCCGTGGAGGCGCTTGCCGCCGTTCCCAGGGACCTGGGGCCCCAGGTGGCGCCAGGGCTGGGCATGGCACGCGTGGATGCCTGGTACGTGCGCCACGTGCGCGGCCTGGAGTCCTCCGCCCCACCGGCCGGGGAGCTGCGCCGCTACCTGGAGCTGCTCGAGGCCGAGGGCTACTCCATCTACGCGTGGCTGCTGGGCGAGCTGGCCCTGGCTTGCGGCGTGGACGTGCGCCTGCCCTTTTTCGAGCGCCCCCGGAGAGGCGACGCGTACCCCGCGGACCTCTACTGGCTCACGCACCTGTTCCTGGTGGACACCCACTACCTGCACCGGCCGCTGCGCGACGCGCGCGCCCACGAGTGGCTCGAGGAGCTGCTGCTGGCCGCCCCACGGCTCATCGCCGAGGGACAGGCGGACCTGGCCGCCGAGGTGGCCCTGTGCCTCCAGTGCGCGGGCGAGGCGGGAGGAGGCGTCCACGAGGCCCTGTTGGAGCTGATCGTCCAGCGGCAGCAGCCCGGCGGCGAGGTGAAGGACGTGGTCCCAGAGGAGGAAGGAGCGTGGGAGGTGGCCCACACCACGGCCGCCGCGATGCTGGCGCTGGCCGGGGCCGAATGGACTGCTATCGACAACGGCGAGACGACGCCTCCATACTCTCCCGCCGCACCGCTTCCCCAGAGGTCCGAATGA
- a CDS encoding DUF2381 family protein: protein MAQDAPHGRELKRRRVALSVATADKPLELRVAPDYLTVLEFDSPVDRDSVTLGDSEGRFALFEATRRTIVLRPAMEVASGQSVALTVPFADSLAPPRAVFSLVTHASEVDGQVMVSRLPRTAEAVQAELDEVRATCAAKDAEFEALRVRSAASGPAGLIFAGLLDDMGVQAGSVDAVDARGNGQLVSEKMATYRARAWAALAVSVRNTGSGPWTPTEARLSLIDSDERIRILAMRMQEPRIEPAETAVVVVETEAPDWPKRAALRLELRDSEGSRRLLIPRFAF from the coding sequence ATGGCCCAGGACGCCCCACACGGGCGCGAGCTGAAGCGGCGTCGTGTGGCTCTCTCGGTGGCCACGGCCGACAAGCCGTTGGAGCTGCGCGTCGCGCCCGACTACCTCACCGTCCTGGAGTTCGATTCGCCTGTGGACCGCGACTCGGTAACGCTCGGCGACTCGGAGGGCCGCTTCGCGCTGTTCGAGGCCACCCGTCGTACCATCGTGCTACGGCCGGCCATGGAGGTAGCGTCCGGGCAGAGCGTGGCGCTGACCGTGCCTTTTGCGGATAGCCTGGCCCCGCCTCGCGCCGTGTTCTCTCTCGTCACGCACGCCTCCGAGGTGGACGGCCAGGTGATGGTGTCGCGTCTGCCTCGCACGGCAGAGGCGGTACAGGCCGAGCTGGACGAGGTTCGCGCTACGTGTGCGGCCAAGGACGCCGAGTTCGAAGCGCTCCGGGTGCGCAGCGCGGCGAGTGGCCCAGCCGGTCTCATCTTCGCGGGCCTGCTAGACGACATGGGAGTTCAGGCCGGAAGCGTTGACGCAGTTGATGCTCGGGGAAATGGCCAGTTGGTGTCCGAAAAGATGGCCACATACCGAGCGAGGGCATGGGCAGCGTTGGCCGTGTCAGTGCGTAACACCGGCTCCGGCCCCTGGACGCCTACCGAGGCACGGCTCTCCCTCATCGATAGCGACGAGCGCATCCGTATCCTCGCGATGCGCATGCAGGAGCCGCGGATTGAGCCGGCGGAGACGGCCGTCGTGGTGGTGGAAACCGAGGCTCCGGACTGGCCCAAACGTGCGGCCCTCCGGTTGGAGCTGCGCGACAGCGAGGGCAGCCGGCGACTTCTCATCCCGCGCTTCGCGTTCTAG
- a CDS encoding serine/threonine protein kinase: MLTATNPAHLQPGQLVDSWRVVRLLGSGTFGAVYLVEKDGHRFAMKIAMHRASSGDAEMADERLQREQGCLHQVRGHPNIVRMHAHGRWPDPTKGWLYLVIDFVDGYTLGEWVEKVHPTAREVVRVFVKLAGALAHVHARSVFHRDLKLSNILVRASDGEPFILDFSAGDYALAPELTDTPLPPGTRRYRSPEASRFLREHGNEQDARYEFKATDDVYALGVCLYDVLTSAQPATEPPGVVVGSHWSPPAPHALNPRVPEILSAAVLHFIARQPEKRAPSAEVMRRELEALLPQQGGEWVVPLHVPAPHLQLAPAAPQEEGPQVAPRHPRWRVAGAVAAVAIIMAALAGYALLRPSTLPTGLAPEVRVPTPSSVARDAGAGLLTPTSPPAPTTSPPGVALPPPAPVQKESPPVKRAPALMTDPAESTTRKPKGLASRPSWPPSSWADFLKTCAGATAAAALQLGCPGAQVRPDPADCPAEARDVMFNWKRKDGLRLYPGDSVMLTLDRRQPGALGEFGVYTDGPVTGVVRISNLKGLPEGTLLSGYLWTGGEFAVGRYTEAQLPDGRTFPVCIVTGRNGYVEKWQDSKPGAAQLNRSVGAYAVERWP, encoded by the coding sequence ATGCTGACCGCGACGAACCCCGCGCACCTTCAACCCGGGCAGTTGGTGGACAGCTGGCGCGTGGTGCGGCTGCTGGGCTCAGGCACCTTCGGCGCCGTCTACCTCGTGGAGAAGGACGGCCATCGCTTCGCGATGAAGATTGCCATGCACCGTGCGAGCAGCGGGGACGCGGAAATGGCGGACGAGCGACTGCAACGGGAGCAGGGCTGTCTGCATCAAGTGCGTGGGCACCCCAACATCGTGCGGATGCATGCCCACGGGCGTTGGCCAGACCCGACGAAGGGCTGGCTCTACCTCGTCATTGACTTCGTGGATGGCTACACGCTGGGCGAGTGGGTGGAGAAGGTGCACCCGACGGCTCGTGAGGTCGTGCGTGTGTTCGTCAAGCTCGCAGGGGCGCTGGCCCATGTGCATGCGCGAAGCGTCTTTCACCGCGACTTGAAGCTGAGCAACATCCTCGTACGCGCCTCGGACGGTGAGCCCTTCATCCTGGACTTCAGCGCGGGAGACTACGCGCTTGCGCCGGAGTTGACGGACACGCCGTTGCCCCCCGGCACCCGGCGCTATCGCTCCCCGGAGGCTTCGCGCTTCCTGCGCGAGCACGGGAACGAGCAGGACGCGCGGTACGAGTTCAAGGCGACGGATGACGTATACGCGCTGGGCGTCTGCCTCTATGACGTGCTGACGAGTGCGCAACCAGCCACCGAGCCGCCGGGTGTGGTGGTGGGGAGCCACTGGTCGCCGCCCGCGCCGCATGCGCTCAATCCGCGAGTACCCGAGATCCTGAGCGCTGCGGTTCTCCACTTCATCGCCCGCCAGCCGGAGAAGCGAGCGCCCTCGGCCGAAGTCATGCGCCGGGAACTGGAAGCGTTGCTGCCGCAACAAGGCGGTGAGTGGGTGGTGCCCTTGCATGTGCCCGCGCCGCACCTCCAACTCGCTCCCGCCGCGCCGCAGGAGGAGGGGCCGCAGGTAGCACCCCGGCACCCACGGTGGCGCGTAGCGGGAGCTGTGGCCGCTGTGGCGATCATCATGGCGGCACTCGCCGGCTACGCGCTGCTGCGCCCCTCCACGCTTCCAACGGGGCTGGCGCCGGAGGTCCGAGTACCCACCCCGTCTTCCGTCGCAAGGGACGCGGGCGCTGGCTTGCTGACCCCCACCTCACCCCCAGCGCCCACCACCTCGCCCCCTGGGGTAGCTTTGCCCCCTCCCGCACCTGTCCAGAAGGAAAGCCCTCCCGTGAAGCGCGCCCCCGCCCTCATGACCGACCCCGCCGAGTCCACCACCAGGAAGCCGAAGGGCCTCGCCTCCCGCCCGAGCTGGCCCCCATCGTCCTGGGCGGACTTCCTCAAGACGTGCGCGGGCGCGACTGCTGCTGCCGCGCTCCAGTTGGGCTGCCCGGGTGCCCAGGTTCGCCCAGACCCCGCTGACTGCCCCGCCGAGGCGCGCGATGTCATGTTCAACTGGAAGCGCAAGGACGGGCTGCGCTTGTACCCGGGTGACTCGGTGATGCTCACCCTGGACAGGCGACAGCCAGGCGCTCTAGGCGAGTTCGGGGTCTACACCGACGGCCCTGTGACCGGAGTCGTGCGAATCAGCAACTTGAAGGGGCTGCCGGAAGGAACGCTGCTGTCGGGCTACTTGTGGACAGGCGGAGAGTTTGCAGTGGGCCGTTACACCGAGGCGCAGCTCCCGGATGGGCGCACGTTCCCAGTCTGCATCGTCACGGGCCGCAATGGGTACGTGGAGAAGTGGCAAGACTCAAAGCCAGGGGCAGCGCAGCTCAACAGGTCTGTTGGGGCCTACGCCGTCGAGCGCTGGCCGTAG
- a CDS encoding serine/threonine protein kinase, translating to MSNPSDSRRAGGVVLFTNGDTSYEFFRDLGPGRVGERVLLAQTRTPQGLGTCVVLKCVPLPQVAELTEKVYRTRARLEEEVRLAQYLQHPRIARVHGLFEIPCGLCVAMENIEGLTLNTLLSVAQACGRYFSEAFILYVGAEVAAALDYAHTRTDDVGLPLGIVNRDINPARIRLGPHGEVRLTDFGVALSRLAGRLATSLPRPQGEVLYAAPEMLLGEVVDARADLFSLGLTLLEFATGRHLYDPGHLLIEDVEARLSKEEREQALAASVSSMVTELPPFAEDAIWCAMAYRSEDVERAAEGLPVPLRDILHTLLRRNPAERFATAAELETVMRARLAQLGPYTGEDAVREVQRALVEAGDRLWELEVPEDEGGITPPTTDTSSLDGISTQGATNTKSPQADAALTRHPDEVTTISGEGLHRDTRTPSA from the coding sequence ATGTCCAATCCGTCTGACTCTCGGCGTGCCGGGGGTGTTGTCCTATTCACGAACGGCGACACCTCTTACGAGTTCTTCCGGGACTTAGGGCCGGGCCGTGTCGGCGAGCGAGTCCTCCTCGCCCAGACCCGCACGCCGCAGGGCCTCGGAACCTGCGTGGTGCTCAAGTGCGTCCCCCTACCGCAAGTGGCGGAATTGACCGAGAAGGTCTATCGCACCCGAGCACGTCTGGAGGAGGAAGTCCGGCTAGCGCAGTATCTCCAGCACCCGCGCATTGCTCGCGTCCACGGCCTCTTCGAGATTCCTTGTGGCCTGTGCGTGGCGATGGAGAACATCGAGGGGCTGACGCTCAACACGCTGCTGAGCGTGGCCCAGGCGTGCGGGCGCTACTTCTCCGAGGCGTTCATCCTCTACGTGGGCGCGGAAGTCGCGGCGGCCTTGGACTACGCGCACACGCGCACGGATGACGTGGGCTTGCCGCTCGGCATCGTCAATCGCGACATCAACCCGGCCCGCATTCGCCTGGGCCCCCACGGCGAGGTGCGGCTCACGGACTTCGGGGTGGCCCTCTCGCGCCTAGCGGGCCGGCTTGCCACCTCGCTCCCGCGTCCCCAGGGCGAAGTCCTCTACGCCGCGCCGGAAATGTTGCTGGGTGAGGTGGTGGACGCACGGGCCGATCTCTTCTCCTTGGGCCTCACCCTGCTGGAGTTCGCCACCGGGCGACACCTATACGACCCGGGCCACCTGCTCATTGAGGACGTGGAGGCGCGGCTATCGAAAGAGGAGCGGGAACAGGCACTCGCGGCCTCGGTGTCGTCCATGGTGACGGAACTGCCGCCATTCGCCGAGGACGCCATCTGGTGCGCGATGGCCTACCGCTCCGAGGACGTAGAGCGCGCGGCGGAAGGATTGCCCGTGCCCCTCCGGGACATCCTCCACACGCTGCTGCGGCGCAACCCCGCCGAGCGCTTCGCCACGGCCGCCGAGCTGGAAACCGTCATGCGTGCACGGCTGGCGCAGTTGGGGCCCTACACGGGCGAAGACGCGGTGAGGGAGGTTCAAAGGGCGCTTGTGGAGGCAGGGGACCGGCTCTGGGAGTTGGAGGTGCCGGAAGACGAGGGAGGCATCACCCCGCCTACCACCGACACGTCTAGCCTGGACGGAATCTCAACCCAGGGGGCTACAAACACAAAATCCCCGCAGGCCGATGCAGCTTTAACGCGTCATCCAGACGAAGTTACGACTATTTCAGGTGAAGGACTACATCGAGATACCAGGACGCCGTCGGCCTGA
- a CDS encoding macro domain-containing protein — translation MLTFVRGNLFEYPADIRVNTVNCVGVMGTGVALAAKKLYPKMFLAYKEACLAGEIQPGRLNIWKTGSEWIINFPTKRHWRDKSRYEDIEAGLLALKSYLKSYGQVRVAIPALGCGHGGLEWERVSSMIRHHLADLDAKLFVFEPADSVSAGEQFSSPKRPNQPRGHKAKPIRVDVGSHSSFLKHGINQVFLLGSSDLLFRTMLTLATPSKPSEKEKNAAAACMKSIARHGLTVSFSCDRSDWRTLSKYALSQGADALLWTAGGIGRVKVPPDLAEYLSDGRLAIASIFDATIAVDSATTKLTNSVQGALSQAILITARGMERSVHEIVEHSRGKPLFFVNYQEAFPEDVRWLKSAGGQPVGRHSSDGSPNVSTILHALLPHQ, via the coding sequence ATGCTGACTTTCGTGCGCGGCAATCTCTTCGAGTATCCCGCAGACATTCGCGTGAACACCGTCAACTGTGTAGGCGTCATGGGAACGGGCGTCGCACTAGCTGCGAAGAAACTCTATCCCAAGATGTTCCTTGCCTACAAAGAAGCCTGCCTTGCTGGTGAGATTCAGCCTGGCAGGCTAAACATATGGAAGACCGGCAGCGAGTGGATTATCAACTTCCCGACCAAGCGACATTGGAGGGACAAGTCGCGTTATGAAGACATTGAGGCGGGATTACTTGCACTAAAAAGCTACCTCAAGTCTTATGGACAGGTTCGTGTAGCCATCCCCGCTTTGGGTTGTGGACATGGCGGGCTTGAATGGGAGCGTGTTTCGTCAATGATTCGCCACCACTTGGCGGATCTCGACGCGAAGCTCTTCGTGTTCGAGCCAGCAGACTCGGTGTCAGCAGGCGAGCAGTTTTCAAGTCCAAAAAGACCGAATCAGCCGCGTGGCCATAAGGCGAAGCCAATCCGCGTCGACGTTGGGAGCCACTCAAGCTTTTTGAAACACGGAATCAATCAAGTATTCCTGCTTGGCAGTTCCGACCTTCTCTTTCGGACGATGCTCACGCTTGCGACTCCATCGAAGCCGAGCGAGAAAGAAAAAAACGCTGCGGCAGCATGCATGAAATCTATAGCGCGTCATGGACTAACAGTTTCATTCTCATGCGACAGGTCAGACTGGCGAACGCTCAGCAAGTACGCACTCTCTCAAGGGGCAGACGCGCTCCTCTGGACCGCTGGTGGCATAGGTCGTGTCAAGGTCCCTCCCGACTTAGCTGAGTACCTTTCCGATGGTCGGCTTGCTATCGCGTCAATTTTTGACGCCACAATCGCTGTGGATTCGGCAACGACGAAACTGACCAACTCCGTGCAGGGAGCGCTCTCGCAAGCCATCCTAATCACCGCTCGTGGAATGGAACGTTCCGTTCACGAGATTGTTGAACACTCGCGAGGCAAGCCGCTTTTTTTTGTGAATTACCAGGAAGCATTTCCTGAGGACGTCAGATGGCTGAAGTCAGCAGGCGGACAACCTGTTGGCAGACATTCTTCTGACGGCAGTCCGAACGTATCCACGATTCTGCATGCTCTACTCCCACATCAATAG